A part of Thermodesulfobacteriota bacterium genomic DNA contains:
- the fdhF gene encoding formate dehydrogenase subunit alpha, with amino-acid sequence MADIVLTINGQTVTATAGSTLLVAAREAGITIPTLCHLDGQTSASPCELCVVSVEGEGELVRACTTTVAPGLVVHTDSKAAVAHRKRRLEALCSVHFGDCKAPCNLTCPGQINVQGYIAHVARGQYEEAVRLVMERNPLPFSVGRVCPRFCETRCRRILVDEAVSINHLKRFVADWCMERRIDLRIPKDPPTGKRVAVVGGGPAGLSAAFFLARKGHEVTIFESLPKLGGMLRYGIPEYRIPKKVLDYEIAQILRLGIEVRPNQVWGTDFTLQNLQEEGFDATFLGIGAWQDERLEVPGSQLPGVFAATCFLMSVAIGAGLNMGKRTAVIGGNNIAMEAARSLLRLGVDQVTVIYPRARLEMPANQRAIDEAEREGVQFLLMAQPTAIFHEDRSLRLELARMKLGKPDDKGVRQLEVIPGAKLNLRVDSVVTSLGQTACRTGLRGELEALLELGPKGTVKASPRTSQTNIEGVFAAGDAVSGPRSVIQAVVGGRRAAENIHAAVMGSGKEPPESRFNITRGKGFDDVDFKSFEGISIKLREKMPERPPAIRIQDFDEARLGFTERMALTEANRCLRCGCTAFDRCALREESVIHGVDPNKTGMGQRPAYPVDDTHPVLVVDRNKCIFCQRCQHSCPYGALTVTAAEVDAGGRPHGLTLAFSEACVACGKCVDHCPTGALNKKDVTVPVTGEEVRTVRTVCPYCGTGCNTVVKIKGATLMEVSADPALAPNFGDLCVKGRFGNAFVQHPDRLTSPLVRRSKGGPLEPASWEEAVGLVAEAFHAIVAESGPDALAGLASARCTNEENYAFQRFFRAVIGTNNVDHCARYCHSPTVAGLAAALGSGAMSNDIAGIEDNDALFVIGSNTTETHPVIALRMQRAVRRGAALIVADPRRIGLVDDARLWLAMRPGTDGALVGALCHVIIRDELADRAFMAERTEGYEAMAAAVAGCTPAWAAEITGVPAAAIEEAAHLFAKAERAGIYYTMGVTQHTSGTANVQALANLALLTGNLGKKGAGLNPLRGQNNVQGASDMACSPGFLPGYQRVDDDQARSRFEAVWGRPLPAKPGLTATEMTEAAWQGQLQGLWIMGENPVLSDPNSSHVRQALQKLELLVVQDIFLTETAELADVVLPAASYAEKDGTFTNTERRVQRVRRALLPPGEAKDDLSIINLVAARLGYGEPPPVYARGLRGARSASQAGAVVPPTAQEIFAEITRVWPAMAGMSYQRLEAGGLQWPCPEPDHPGTPYLFAGGFPRGRARFTPVSWTGPRERPDAEYPLVLTTGRVLQQYHTGTMTRRSPLLENQAPEPFVEIHPQDAAALGIDQDSLVRATTRRGSIVLPARVTERVSAGVVFIPFHYREAAANLLTNDALDPVAKIPEAKVCAVRLEAVEE; translated from the coding sequence ATGGCTGACATCGTCCTGACCATCAACGGCCAGACCGTGACGGCAACCGCCGGGAGCACCCTCCTGGTCGCCGCCCGCGAGGCTGGCATCACCATCCCCACCCTGTGCCACCTGGACGGCCAGACCTCGGCCAGCCCCTGCGAGCTGTGCGTGGTCAGCGTCGAGGGCGAAGGCGAGCTGGTCCGCGCCTGCACCACCACGGTTGCGCCCGGCCTGGTGGTGCACACCGACTCCAAGGCGGCGGTCGCCCATCGCAAGCGCCGGCTGGAGGCCCTGTGCTCGGTCCATTTCGGGGACTGCAAGGCGCCCTGCAACCTCACCTGCCCCGGCCAGATCAATGTCCAGGGCTACATCGCCCACGTGGCCCGGGGCCAGTACGAAGAGGCGGTGCGCCTGGTCATGGAGCGCAACCCCTTGCCCTTTTCCGTGGGCCGGGTCTGCCCCCGCTTCTGCGAGACCCGCTGCCGCCGCATCCTGGTGGACGAGGCGGTCTCCATCAACCACCTCAAGCGCTTCGTCGCCGACTGGTGCATGGAGCGGCGGATCGATCTGCGCATCCCCAAGGATCCGCCCACCGGCAAGAGGGTCGCCGTGGTCGGCGGCGGCCCGGCCGGTCTGTCCGCCGCCTTCTTCCTGGCCCGGAAGGGCCACGAGGTGACCATCTTCGAGTCCCTGCCCAAGCTGGGCGGCATGCTCCGCTACGGCATCCCGGAGTACCGGATCCCCAAGAAGGTGCTGGACTACGAGATCGCCCAGATCCTGCGCCTGGGGATCGAGGTGCGGCCCAACCAGGTGTGGGGGACCGATTTCACCCTGCAGAATCTGCAGGAGGAGGGCTTCGACGCCACCTTCCTGGGTATCGGCGCCTGGCAGGACGAGCGCCTGGAGGTGCCAGGCAGCCAGCTGCCCGGCGTCTTTGCTGCCACCTGCTTTCTCATGTCTGTTGCCATCGGCGCCGGCCTCAACATGGGGAAAAGGACCGCGGTCATCGGCGGCAACAACATCGCCATGGAGGCGGCCCGCTCCCTGCTGCGGCTGGGGGTGGACCAGGTGACGGTGATCTACCCCCGCGCCCGGCTGGAGATGCCCGCCAACCAGCGCGCCATCGACGAGGCCGAGCGGGAGGGGGTGCAGTTCTTGCTCATGGCCCAGCCCACGGCCATCTTCCACGAGGACCGGAGCCTGCGCCTGGAGCTGGCCCGGATGAAGCTGGGCAAGCCGGACGACAAGGGCGTCCGCCAGCTGGAAGTGATCCCCGGTGCCAAGCTCAATCTGCGGGTGGACTCGGTGGTTACCTCCCTGGGGCAGACCGCCTGCCGCACCGGCCTGCGCGGGGAGCTGGAGGCGCTCCTGGAGCTGGGGCCCAAGGGCACGGTCAAGGCCAGTCCCCGCACCTCCCAGACCAACATTGAGGGGGTGTTCGCGGCTGGCGATGCGGTCTCCGGACCCCGCTCCGTCATCCAGGCGGTGGTGGGAGGCCGGCGGGCGGCGGAGAACATCCATGCCGCGGTCATGGGCAGCGGCAAGGAGCCGCCGGAGAGCCGCTTCAACATCACCCGGGGCAAGGGCTTCGACGACGTCGATTTCAAGAGCTTCGAAGGGATCAGCATCAAGCTCCGGGAGAAGATGCCGGAGCGGCCACCGGCCATCCGGATCCAGGACTTCGACGAGGCCCGGCTGGGCTTCACCGAGCGGATGGCCCTCACCGAGGCCAACCGCTGCCTGCGTTGCGGCTGCACCGCCTTTGACCGCTGCGCCCTGCGGGAGGAGTCGGTGATCCACGGGGTGGATCCCAACAAGACCGGCATGGGCCAAAGGCCCGCCTACCCGGTCGACGACACCCACCCGGTCCTGGTGGTGGATCGCAACAAGTGCATCTTCTGCCAGCGCTGCCAGCACAGCTGCCCGTACGGGGCGCTCACCGTCACCGCTGCCGAGGTGGATGCCGGCGGCCGGCCCCATGGCCTGACCCTGGCCTTTTCCGAAGCCTGTGTCGCCTGCGGCAAGTGCGTCGACCACTGCCCCACCGGCGCCCTCAACAAGAAGGACGTCACGGTGCCAGTGACCGGGGAGGAGGTGCGCACGGTCCGCACCGTCTGCCCCTATTGCGGCACCGGCTGCAACACCGTGGTCAAGATCAAGGGCGCCACCCTCATGGAGGTGAGCGCCGATCCGGCCCTGGCTCCCAACTTCGGGGATCTGTGCGTCAAGGGTCGCTTCGGCAATGCCTTTGTGCAGCATCCGGACCGGCTGACCAGCCCCCTGGTCCGCCGCAGCAAAGGGGGACCCCTGGAGCCGGCTTCCTGGGAGGAGGCGGTGGGTCTGGTGGCCGAGGCCTTCCACGCCATCGTCGCCGAGTCTGGTCCGGATGCCCTGGCGGGTCTCGCCTCGGCCCGCTGCACCAACGAGGAGAACTACGCCTTCCAGCGCTTCTTCCGCGCCGTGATCGGCACCAACAACGTCGATCACTGCGCCCGCTACTGTCACAGCCCCACGGTGGCCGGTCTGGCCGCAGCACTGGGGTCCGGGGCGATGTCCAACGACATCGCCGGCATCGAGGACAACGACGCCCTCTTCGTCATCGGCTCCAACACCACCGAGACCCATCCCGTGATCGCCCTGCGCATGCAGCGGGCCGTGCGGCGGGGGGCGGCGCTCATCGTGGCCGATCCGCGGCGGATCGGCCTGGTGGACGATGCCCGCCTCTGGCTGGCCATGCGGCCGGGCACCGATGGCGCCCTGGTGGGCGCGCTGTGCCACGTCATCATCCGGGACGAGTTGGCCGACCGCGCCTTCATGGCCGAGCGCACCGAGGGCTACGAGGCGATGGCCGCCGCGGTGGCGGGCTGCACCCCCGCCTGGGCGGCCGAGATCACCGGCGTGCCTGCTGCGGCCATCGAGGAGGCGGCGCATCTCTTTGCCAAGGCCGAGCGGGCGGGCATCTACTACACCATGGGCGTGACCCAGCACACCTCGGGCACCGCCAATGTCCAAGCCCTGGCCAATCTGGCCCTTTTGACCGGCAACCTGGGCAAGAAAGGGGCGGGCCTCAACCCCCTGCGGGGCCAGAACAACGTCCAGGGTGCCAGCGACATGGCCTGCAGCCCGGGGTTCCTGCCCGGCTACCAGCGGGTGGACGACGACCAGGCCCGGAGCCGCTTCGAGGCGGTCTGGGGCCGGCCCTTGCCGGCCAAGCCCGGCCTCACCGCCACCGAGATGACCGAGGCGGCCTGGCAGGGCCAGCTGCAGGGCTTGTGGATCATGGGCGAGAACCCGGTGCTCTCCGATCCCAACAGCAGCCATGTCCGCCAGGCGCTGCAGAAGCTGGAGCTTCTGGTGGTGCAGGACATCTTCCTCACCGAGACCGCCGAGCTGGCGGACGTGGTGCTGCCGGCGGCCTCCTACGCCGAGAAGGATGGCACGTTCACGAACACCGAGCGCCGGGTGCAGCGGGTGCGCCGGGCCCTGCTTCCCCCTGGTGAGGCCAAGGACGACCTGTCCATCATCAACCTGGTGGCGGCACGCCTGGGCTATGGTGAGCCGCCGCCGGTCTATGCCCGGGGGCTCCGGGGGGCGCGCAGCGCCAGCCAGGCCGGGGCGGTGGTGCCCCCCACAGCGCAGGAGATCTTTGCCGAGATCACCCGGGTCTGGCCGGCGATGGCCGGCATGAGCTACCAGCGTCTGGAGGCGGGCGGCCTGCAGTGGCCCTGCCCGGAGCCCGACCATCCCGGGACGCCGTACCTTTTTGCCGGCGGCTTCCCCCGGGGCCGGGCCCGCTTCACACCGGTGTCCTGGACCGGGCCCCGGGAGCGGCCAGATGCGGAGTATCCGCTGGTGCTCACCACTGGCCGCGTCCTCCAGCAGTACCACACCGGCACCATGACCAGACGTTCGCCGCTTCTCGAAAACCAGGCGCCGGAGCCCTTCGTGGAGATCCATCCCCAGGATGCCGCGGCCCTGGGCATCGACCAGGACAGCCTGGTGCGGGCCACCACCCGGCGGGGCAGCATCGTGCTGCCGGCCCGAGTGACGGAGCGGGTCTCCGCCGGGGTGGTGTTCATCCCCTTCCATTACCGGGAGGCGGCAGCCAACCTGCTGACCAACGACGCCCTGGATCCGGTGGCCAAGATCCCGGAGGCCAAGGTGTGCGCCGTGCGGCTGGAGGCCGTGGAGGAATGA